Sequence from the bacterium genome:
GACCTCGGTCGCGACGACCCCTACCATTCGCGCTTAACTTGGTTAGCGAAGGGTTATAAGAACGATTCATGTTACGTCCGCGCCGGATTCCAAACCTGCAAAGATGCCGAGCTCTTCTTAGCGGCGTTGCCGGAGGAGGAGAAATGACCGAATACGCAAACGAAGAACCCGTGGCCGAAATCAACGGCCACCCCGTACGCGCGGCCGACCTCGCCGAACAGTACAAAGGCCCGGCCGTCGTAAAGCTCAGCCATACCACCATCGAAACGGCGCTGTCGTGCCCGCGCAAATACCGCTACCGCTACGTCGACCAGCTCGAGCCGGTCTCGACGCCGGCGGCGTTCGCCTTCGGCCGGGCCGTCCACGCCGCCATCGCCGCGGCCTACGGCCGCCAAAAGACGCCGATGACCGCGGAGGAGGTAGCCGGCGTCTTCGCCCAAAACTTCGCCGCGGCTAACCGCGACGGCGTTAGCTTCAAGGAAGGCGAGACGTTCGAGGACCGCGTCGAGAAGAAAAAATCCCGCAAGAAAAACGCTCCCGACGTAGAAGTCTTAGTCCCGGGCCTCCTGTCCCAAGGCCGCGCGCTTGTCTCGCTGTGGTATCAGCGACACCGCGACGAAGTCCTGGCCGCGACGGTTATCGGTTGCGAGGTCTTCCTGAGGCACGACATCGACGTCGGCCTCGTCCTGCAGGGCTTCGCCGACATCGTCGAGGAGCGCGACGGCAAACTATATGTGGGCGATCATAAGACGGTCGCGGGCTGGGGCGAGTCGGACGAAATCGCCGCGGCCGTGTCGCCGCAACTTACCGCCTACGCCTACCTCTGCTGGAAGAAGTACGACCGCCTCCCCGACGGCCTCTACATCACCGTCCTCAAAAAGACGAAGGAGCCCGACGCCTTCCGTTACTACGCGCCGGCGCGGACGCTCGACGACGTGCGCGCCT
This genomic interval carries:
- a CDS encoding PD-(D/E)XK nuclease family protein; this translates as MTEYANEEPVAEINGHPVRAADLAEQYKGPAVVKLSHTTIETALSCPRKYRYRYVDQLEPVSTPAAFAFGRAVHAAIAAAYGRQKTPMTAEEVAGVFAQNFAAANRDGVSFKEGETFEDRVEKKKSRKKNAPDVEVLVPGLLSQGRALVSLWYQRHRDEVLAATVIGCEVFLRHDIDVGLVLQGFADIVEERDGKLYVGDHKTVAGWGESDEIAAAVSPQLTAYAYLCWKKYDRLPDGLYITVLKKTKEPDAFRYYAPARTLDDVRAFEDYVRKVAGLMRFYEREHFDVMNVSRECSWCGFAPLCLGLDGAVEMFKTREKKRY